The Cloeon dipterum chromosome X, ieCloDipt1.1, whole genome shotgun sequence genome includes a window with the following:
- the c12.1 gene encoding protein CWC15 homolog: MTTAARPTFEPARGGTGRGEKDLSAMSKQYSARDLASHTKLKYREHGQGTSDEIRGRDFRKELEEREKAVVREKRTRDHAPEVQPSAPMAIAAGGSTSSKRARTDQMSTANLDADDPIDEDDSDASDSDDDDTAQLMAELNRIKKERATENARKEAEKRMEEERIRMENILSGNPLLNYSGQAPKGDLKVKRRWDDDVVFKNCARSEPNKNEPQFINDSLRSDFHRKFMEKYIK, from the exons ATGACTACTGCTGCTCGCCCCACATTCGAGCCCGCCCGCGGTGGCACGGGACGCGGGGAAAAAGACCTGAGTGCCATGTCCAAACAGTACTCGGCCAGAGATTTAGCGTCGCACACCAAATTGAAATACAG AGAACACGGACAAGGTACCTCAGACGAGATCCGCGGCCGCGACTTCCGCAAAGAACTCGAGGAAAGAGAGAAGGCTGTTGTCCGTGAAAAGAGAACTCGAGACCACGCACCAGAAGTGCA aCCTTCAGCGCCGATGGCGATTGCGGCGGGCGGCTCGACAAGCAGCAAAAGAGCAAGAACGGATCAAATGTCGACTGCCAACCTCGACGCCGATGACCCAATCGACGAGGACGATTCGGACGCCAGCGACTCTGACGACGACGACACTGCACAGCTGATGGCCGAGTTGAACCGGATTAAAAAGGAGAGGGCGACCGAAAACGCGAGAAAGGAGGCCGAGAAGCGGATGGAGGAGGAACGGATTCGAATGGAAAACATACTCAGCGGCAATCCCTTGCTAAACTATTCAGGACAGGCGCCGAAAGGAGATCTCAAG gtGAAAAGGAGGTGGGACGACGATGTGGTGTTCAAGAACTGCGCTCGCTCCGAGCCGAATAAAAACGAGCCTCAGTTCATCAATGATTCCCTTCGCTCAGATTTCCACCGCAAATTCATGGAGAAGTACATCAAATAA